One Glycine soja cultivar W05 chromosome 2, ASM419377v2, whole genome shotgun sequence genomic region harbors:
- the LOC114369272 gene encoding sulfated surface glycoprotein 185-like, with protein MWSISSSLYTVKRSIIPLYPCTTNINFQCLFTSSISISLNNHHTHNIMLTRNPNQIPEIPSVPKTEPPPPVPKEQPVLPTPEIDPFMPPEIVTDPPSTPFEPDAPKPPLSPPGPDMPLPKPPDTLPPRPPDVVPPHPPGPDIVPPPTTPPDIVPPTGPAIIL; from the coding sequence ATGTGGTCAATTTCATCCTCTCTCTACACCGTGAAGAGAAGCATAATCCCTCTCTATCCCTGCACCACAAACATTAACTTTCAATGCCTTTTCACTTCATCAATCTCCATCTCCCTCAACAACCACCACACCCACAACATCATGTTAACCCGTAACCCTAATCAAATACCAGAAATACCCTCCGTGCCAAAAACCGAACCTCCTCCTCCGGTTCCAAAAGAGCAACCTGTGCTTCCAACCCCGGAAATAGACCCTTTTATGCCACCCGAAATAGTCACGGATCCTCCTTCTACTCCCTTTGAGCCGGATGCTCCCAAACCGCCGCTATCACCGCCCGGGCCTGACATGCCGCTTCCTAAGCCACCGGATACGCTGCCGCCACGCCCACCGGATGTGGTGCCGCCGCATCCTCCGGGACCGGATATTGTGCCGCCGCCAACGACTCCGCCGGATATTGTGCCACCCACTGGACCAGCTATTATTCTGTAG